A genomic region of Gemmata massiliana contains the following coding sequences:
- a CDS encoding DUF4139 domain-containing protein, giving the protein MASKWLLVAPVAGTLGLGAGVGADRLLSAAGEAKQDLKPATTLPVTRVVLFNSGVGYFSRSGEVDGDARVDLTFPESDVNDLLKSMVLEDFGNGRVSAVSYDSREPVARTLSSFAINLNNNPTFAGIIGQLRGERIEVAVSATAANQPGKLTGTIVGIEKQKVPVGTQTTDTEVLNMWCAEGMRAIKMSDIQSLRFSNPLIESEFRRALEVLALSRDSQKKAVQLHFAGEGKRKVQVGYVIDAPIWKTSYRLLLKDQEKPYLQGWAMVENPTDEDWSTVKMALVSGRPISFKMDLYNPLYINRPTVEPELFASLRPVTYQGNFNGRAERSGADKQVFNYSLGLYGSKDAGVPAPAPAFDAPMPPTGGKAGGLASGTFADGAPALGKMRLAEVNDPAAEAQRRKHAAGTAAELVQRLGTGSVGNAATAGALGDFFQYTIDHPVTLPRQKSALLPIVGKNIEGTRVSIYNAGVQAKHPLLGLRLKNTSGAHLNQGPITVFEGSTYAGDTRVLDVQPNEERLLSYAIDLGTEVDPKAGAGKQKITSVKAVKGIVTTTTKVTEETTYKAVNRSQTDRTLLIEHPNRTSQQFKLVDTDKPAEDTPEVLRFQIALKASDTKSFTVKEERDDVSTIALTNGAEDQIRYFVSLNEISAGLKNKLNEALKLKGAWDYTARELNQVNGDLQRFTVDQDRIRKNLRETPKESEVYATYLKKLSEQEKEIDALTAKQKGLTADEFGARKKYEDFLANISD; this is encoded by the coding sequence ATGGCGAGCAAGTGGTTACTGGTGGCTCCGGTCGCGGGCACTCTGGGACTCGGCGCGGGTGTGGGCGCGGACCGGCTCCTGAGCGCCGCGGGCGAAGCGAAACAGGATCTCAAGCCCGCGACCACGCTACCCGTCACGCGGGTGGTCCTGTTCAACAGTGGCGTGGGGTACTTCTCGCGCTCGGGCGAGGTGGACGGTGACGCGCGCGTCGATCTCACGTTCCCCGAAAGCGACGTGAACGACCTGCTCAAGAGCATGGTCCTCGAAGACTTCGGAAACGGGCGCGTCAGCGCCGTGAGTTACGATTCCCGCGAGCCCGTCGCGCGCACCCTCAGTTCGTTCGCGATCAACCTCAACAACAACCCCACGTTCGCGGGCATCATCGGCCAATTGCGCGGCGAGCGCATTGAGGTCGCGGTCAGCGCGACAGCAGCTAACCAACCGGGCAAACTCACCGGAACCATCGTTGGAATCGAGAAGCAGAAAGTCCCCGTGGGCACTCAAACCACGGACACGGAAGTGCTCAACATGTGGTGCGCCGAGGGCATGCGCGCCATCAAGATGAGCGACATCCAGTCCCTCCGGTTCAGCAACCCCCTAATCGAGAGCGAGTTCCGGCGCGCGTTGGAGGTACTAGCGCTGTCGCGCGACAGCCAGAAGAAGGCGGTTCAGTTGCACTTCGCGGGCGAGGGCAAGCGCAAGGTCCAAGTCGGGTACGTCATCGACGCGCCCATCTGGAAGACCTCGTATCGCTTGCTCCTGAAGGACCAAGAGAAGCCGTATCTGCAAGGCTGGGCGATGGTGGAGAACCCCACGGACGAGGACTGGTCCACGGTCAAGATGGCACTCGTGAGCGGGCGCCCGATTAGCTTCAAGATGGACCTGTACAACCCGCTCTACATCAACCGCCCCACCGTCGAACCCGAACTCTTCGCCTCACTGCGGCCCGTTACGTACCAGGGCAATTTCAATGGGCGCGCCGAGCGAAGTGGTGCGGACAAGCAAGTCTTCAACTACAGTCTGGGCCTGTACGGTTCTAAAGACGCAGGTGTTCCGGCCCCAGCGCCCGCATTCGATGCTCCAATGCCCCCTACGGGCGGGAAAGCCGGTGGGCTCGCCAGCGGTACCTTCGCTGACGGTGCGCCTGCGTTAGGAAAAATGAGGCTCGCGGAGGTAAACGACCCTGCGGCGGAAGCACAGCGGCGGAAACACGCTGCTGGTACTGCTGCAGAGTTGGTCCAACGTTTGGGTACCGGGAGCGTCGGCAACGCGGCGACCGCGGGCGCGCTGGGGGATTTCTTCCAGTACACGATCGACCACCCGGTCACGCTCCCGCGCCAGAAATCGGCCCTGCTCCCCATTGTTGGAAAGAACATCGAAGGGACGCGCGTCTCGATCTACAACGCGGGCGTTCAAGCGAAGCACCCCCTGCTCGGGCTGCGCCTCAAGAACACGAGTGGCGCACACCTGAACCAGGGTCCGATCACCGTGTTCGAGGGGAGTACCTACGCCGGGGACACGCGCGTTCTGGATGTCCAGCCCAACGAGGAACGGCTCCTGAGCTACGCCATCGACTTGGGTACCGAAGTCGATCCGAAGGCCGGCGCGGGCAAGCAGAAGATCACCAGCGTCAAGGCCGTGAAGGGGATCGTGACGACCACCACGAAGGTCACGGAGGAGACGACGTACAAGGCGGTGAACCGTTCCCAGACGGACCGCACGCTACTCATTGAACACCCGAACCGGACGAGCCAGCAGTTCAAACTGGTGGACACGGACAAACCGGCCGAGGATACGCCGGAGGTGCTCCGGTTCCAGATCGCACTCAAGGCGAGCGACACGAAGTCGTTCACGGTCAAGGAGGAACGCGACGACGTGAGCACGATCGCGCTGACCAACGGCGCGGAGGACCAGATCCGGTACTTCGTGTCGCTCAACGAGATCAGCGCGGGCCTCAAGAACAAGCTCAACGAGGCACTCAAACTCAAGGGCGCCTGGGACTACACCGCGCGCGAGCTGAACCAAGTGAATGGTGACTTGCAGCGGTTCACGGTGGACCAGGACCGGATTCGCAAGAACCTGCGCGAGACCCCCAAGGAGTCCGAGGTGTACGCCACGTACCTGAAGAAGCTCTCGGAACAGGAAAAGGAGATCGACGCACTCACCGCCAAGCAGAAGGGGCTCACGGCCGACGAGTTCGGCGCCCGCAAGAAGTACGAAGATTTCCTCGCCAACATCTCCGACTGA
- a CDS encoding DUF1559 domain-containing protein, translating into MGLAQKRSRHAFTLIELLVVIAIIAILIGLLLPAVQKVREAAARTQCINNLKQQGLALHAFHDANNALPKGYSQYTSAAPYEGAWSWMAFILPYVEQDNAYKLAKTFANGGGTNWYAWYNPACALQMKTFTCPADSRGSQQYPGEPGIRNQTLTTYLGNAGTTSTSMDGVLYYNSKVHLTHITDGTSNTLLVGERPPNSNLEFGWYFAAYGYDGRGTGDCVMTSNDLAIANYFIANYNSSPNQPCNGTAAQKIGLQPGNPNVGCDAGHYWSFHGAGSQFLMADGSCRLITYSNNGVIAALSTRAGGEVANTN; encoded by the coding sequence ATGGGGCTCGCGCAGAAACGCTCACGTCACGCGTTTACGTTGATCGAATTGTTGGTGGTGATCGCGATCATCGCGATCCTGATCGGGCTGCTCCTGCCCGCGGTCCAGAAGGTGCGTGAGGCTGCGGCCCGCACCCAGTGTATCAACAACCTGAAGCAGCAGGGACTCGCGCTCCACGCCTTCCACGACGCCAACAACGCACTGCCGAAGGGCTACTCGCAGTATACCTCCGCCGCGCCGTATGAAGGGGCGTGGTCGTGGATGGCGTTCATCCTCCCCTACGTCGAACAGGACAACGCTTACAAGTTGGCCAAGACGTTCGCGAACGGCGGCGGGACGAACTGGTACGCCTGGTACAACCCGGCGTGCGCGCTGCAGATGAAGACGTTCACGTGCCCCGCGGACTCGCGCGGGAGCCAGCAGTACCCCGGCGAACCGGGCATCCGCAACCAGACGCTGACCACCTACCTGGGTAACGCCGGCACCACCTCGACCTCGATGGACGGCGTGCTGTACTACAACTCCAAGGTCCACCTGACGCACATCACGGACGGGACCAGCAACACGCTGTTGGTCGGCGAGCGCCCGCCGAACTCGAACCTCGAATTCGGCTGGTACTTCGCGGCCTACGGGTACGACGGTCGGGGCACCGGCGACTGCGTGATGACGTCCAACGACCTGGCGATCGCGAACTACTTCATCGCGAACTACAACTCGTCTCCGAACCAGCCGTGCAACGGGACCGCGGCCCAGAAGATCGGGCTGCAGCCGGGTAACCCGAACGTCGGGTGCGACGCGGGCCACTACTGGAGCTTCCACGGGGCCGGCTCGCAGTTCCTGATGGCCGACGGCTCCTGCCGTCTGATCACCTACAGCAACAACGGCGTTATCGCGGCCCTCTCGACCCGGGCCGGGGGCGAAGTCGCCAACACCAACTGA
- a CDS encoding DUF2271 domain-containing protein has product MLRFLRPLTVLALGWAVGASATEPAGTPPPQVSEFQFHHDHVIGTSLNLCVVAPNESVAEKAELTVLAEIERLRMIFSTYDAGSEISRLNRSREPVKVSAEMADVLRAYESWQRKSGGAFNGQVGELVRVWKEGERVGRVPDALTLERIANDLRKPGWEWDATGTAVKRLTDQSLNLNAIGKGYIIQKAADAVRKEHPNVTALLINLGGDILGWGAAPGGTGWAVGIQNPFQHFDNAAPIAAVRLKNQAVATSGDYQRFYTINGKRYGHIFDPRTGHPAESATSATVIANDNVTANALATTLCVLKPEDGLKLVASVPGAECLIITPDGKQHRSAGLKLSEVAPTYIFTPQEKKDEPKGAVWLEGYQVTVAVELPKIDAKRYRRPYTAIWVEDDKGKAVRTLAVWGNAPKYLKDLKDWWKIGKGDNDLVKAVTRATRGPGKYDLAWDGKDDKGNALPQGTYTVRVEVHREFGEHLRQSGKIECKDKPTSVKLEKNAETAETIVEFKEAKKK; this is encoded by the coding sequence ATGCTCCGATTCCTGCGTCCGCTGACCGTCCTCGCGCTCGGTTGGGCTGTTGGGGCAAGTGCCACAGAGCCTGCTGGAACGCCTCCACCTCAAGTGAGCGAGTTCCAGTTCCACCACGACCACGTCATCGGCACGTCGCTGAATTTGTGCGTCGTGGCTCCGAACGAATCTGTCGCGGAGAAGGCCGAGTTAACTGTTCTCGCCGAGATCGAGCGCCTGCGCATGATTTTCAGCACCTACGACGCGGGGAGCGAAATCAGCCGTCTGAACCGCTCGCGCGAGCCGGTAAAAGTGTCCGCGGAAATGGCCGACGTGCTCCGGGCTTACGAATCGTGGCAGCGGAAGAGTGGTGGGGCGTTCAATGGGCAGGTCGGCGAGCTGGTCCGCGTGTGGAAGGAAGGTGAACGAGTCGGTCGCGTGCCGGACGCGCTCACCCTGGAGCGCATTGCGAACGACCTCCGCAAACCGGGCTGGGAATGGGACGCGACCGGCACCGCGGTGAAGCGCCTCACCGATCAGTCACTGAACCTGAACGCCATTGGGAAAGGTTACATCATCCAAAAAGCAGCCGACGCGGTGCGCAAAGAGCACCCTAATGTTACTGCGCTGCTCATCAACCTCGGAGGCGACATCCTCGGTTGGGGCGCGGCGCCGGGCGGCACCGGATGGGCGGTCGGTATCCAGAACCCGTTCCAGCACTTTGACAACGCGGCGCCGATCGCAGCCGTGCGTCTCAAGAACCAGGCGGTCGCAACGAGCGGCGATTACCAGCGCTTCTACACGATCAACGGGAAGCGCTACGGTCACATCTTCGACCCGCGAACCGGCCACCCGGCCGAAAGCGCGACGAGCGCCACCGTGATCGCGAACGACAACGTCACCGCGAACGCGCTCGCCACGACGCTCTGCGTGCTGAAGCCCGAAGACGGCTTGAAGCTGGTCGCGAGCGTTCCCGGAGCGGAGTGCCTGATTATCACTCCGGACGGCAAGCAACACCGGAGCGCGGGGCTCAAACTGTCCGAGGTCGCACCGACGTACATCTTCACGCCGCAAGAAAAGAAGGACGAGCCGAAGGGCGCGGTGTGGCTAGAGGGCTACCAAGTCACGGTTGCGGTGGAGTTGCCGAAGATCGACGCGAAGCGCTACCGCCGGCCGTACACTGCGATCTGGGTCGAGGACGACAAGGGTAAAGCCGTCCGCACGTTGGCAGTGTGGGGTAACGCGCCCAAGTATCTGAAAGACCTCAAGGACTGGTGGAAGATCGGTAAGGGCGACAACGACCTCGTGAAAGCCGTGACGCGGGCGACCCGCGGACCGGGGAAGTACGATCTCGCGTGGGACGGCAAAGACGATAAGGGGAACGCGCTCCCGCAAGGCACGTACACCGTCCGCGTGGAAGTTCACCGCGAGTTCGGCGAGCACTTGCGGCAGAGCGGCAAGATCGAGTGCAAGGACAAGCCGACAAGCGTGAAGCTCGAAAAGAACGCGGAGACGGCCGAGACGATAGTGGAGTTCAAGGAGGCGAAGAAGAAGTAA
- the pgsA gene encoding CDP-diacylglycerol--glycerol-3-phosphate 3-phosphatidyltransferase, whose protein sequence is MSAPAAPEPLLNVPNLLSFARIPLAVGLFVCIVQGAWLAGLVIFFVATATDWLDGWWARKYGPLTLVGRNLDPLADKVLVCGTFIYLIPVTSAGIDPWMVTVVVCRELLVTGIRGMVEATGKKFGADWFGKLKMALQCAVLIGVLLIRWLDTLSGTSDALAVLNPVQLVLLWAMLVATIGSGAQYVVKAAKLLS, encoded by the coding sequence ATGTCCGCGCCCGCCGCACCCGAACCGCTCCTGAACGTCCCCAATCTCCTTTCGTTCGCTCGCATCCCGTTGGCGGTGGGCCTGTTCGTGTGCATCGTGCAGGGGGCGTGGCTCGCGGGGCTCGTCATCTTCTTCGTTGCGACCGCGACCGACTGGCTCGACGGCTGGTGGGCGCGCAAGTACGGCCCGCTCACTCTCGTGGGGCGCAACCTCGACCCGCTGGCCGACAAGGTTCTCGTGTGCGGTACGTTCATCTACCTGATTCCCGTGACGTCCGCTGGTATTGATCCCTGGATGGTCACGGTGGTGGTGTGTCGCGAACTGCTGGTGACCGGCATCCGCGGAATGGTGGAGGCTACGGGTAAGAAGTTCGGCGCGGACTGGTTCGGCAAGTTGAAGATGGCGCTCCAGTGCGCCGTGCTGATCGGCGTGCTCCTCATTCGTTGGCTCGATACACTTTCGGGTACCTCGGACGCGCTCGCGGTTCTGAACCCGGTGCAACTGGTGCTGCTCTGGGCGATGCTCGTGGCGACCATCGGGAGCGGCGCGCAGTACGTCGTGAAGGCCGCGAAGCTCTTGAGCTGA
- the miaB gene encoding tRNA (N6-isopentenyl adenosine(37)-C2)-methylthiotransferase MiaB, translating to MPQKVYIETVGCQMNVLDSELVIGALRKRGYDLTDSPADADVLLFNTCSVREHAEDKTYSALGRVRPIKRDNPDAVIGVLGCMAQKDQDAIRKRAPFVDMIVGTGQLGAVPDLVDKVRATRAPQLAVSLGRTDGGRNEVEASFVSYDPARDPSMRPTPFQAFVRIQIGCDKFCTYCVVPSTRGPEQSRPPEHIWNEVRQLVDQGCKEVTLLGQTVNSYVYESGDTRTRLSDLIAGMHDVAGLERIKFVTNYPKDMTDDLLDVVRELPKVVKYLHVPVQSGCDEVLKRMKRNYTAAYYMEMLARCRELVPGVSVSSDFIVGFCGETEESFQKSMELVRAAQFKNSFIFKYSERAGTKAADRYPDDVPEDVKKRRNNDLLAVQNENSRIDHRAQVGKVVEVLVEGPSRREQRASRDREAPGHVTQLTGRSMADHIVVFDGTERLVGHTVRIAVTDASPFTLYGNVLTDEVVGVDATDREPRRTPSTSSLGRDTGSRPERFSLPLV from the coding sequence ATGCCGCAGAAAGTGTACATCGAAACCGTCGGCTGCCAGATGAACGTGCTCGACAGTGAGCTGGTCATCGGCGCCCTCCGCAAGCGCGGGTACGACCTCACCGATTCCCCCGCCGACGCGGACGTGCTGCTGTTCAACACGTGCTCCGTGCGCGAGCACGCGGAAGACAAAACGTACTCGGCGCTCGGCCGCGTGCGCCCCATCAAGCGCGACAACCCGGACGCGGTCATCGGCGTGCTGGGCTGCATGGCCCAAAAGGACCAGGACGCGATCCGCAAGCGCGCCCCGTTCGTGGACATGATCGTCGGCACGGGACAGTTGGGCGCGGTGCCGGACTTGGTCGACAAGGTGCGGGCCACGCGCGCGCCGCAACTCGCGGTCAGTTTGGGGCGCACAGACGGCGGCCGGAACGAGGTCGAGGCGAGCTTCGTGAGCTACGACCCGGCCCGCGACCCCTCGATGCGCCCGACCCCGTTCCAGGCGTTCGTCCGCATCCAGATTGGCTGCGACAAGTTCTGCACGTACTGCGTGGTCCCGAGCACGCGCGGCCCGGAGCAGAGCCGTCCGCCGGAGCACATCTGGAACGAAGTGCGCCAACTCGTCGACCAGGGGTGCAAGGAGGTCACGCTCCTCGGCCAAACGGTGAACAGCTACGTTTACGAGTCGGGCGATACGCGCACGCGGCTGAGCGACCTCATCGCGGGCATGCACGACGTGGCCGGTCTGGAGCGCATCAAGTTCGTGACGAACTACCCGAAGGATATGACGGACGACCTGCTCGATGTGGTGCGCGAGCTGCCCAAAGTGGTGAAGTACCTTCACGTCCCGGTGCAGTCGGGGTGCGACGAGGTGCTGAAGCGCATGAAGCGGAACTACACCGCCGCGTACTACATGGAGATGCTCGCGCGGTGCCGGGAACTGGTCCCCGGCGTGTCGGTGAGTTCGGACTTTATCGTCGGGTTCTGCGGTGAGACGGAGGAGAGCTTCCAGAAGTCGATGGAGCTGGTCCGCGCCGCGCAGTTCAAGAACTCGTTCATCTTCAAATACAGCGAGCGCGCGGGCACGAAGGCCGCGGACCGGTATCCGGACGACGTGCCCGAGGACGTAAAGAAGCGCCGGAACAACGACCTGCTCGCCGTGCAGAACGAGAACAGCCGGATCGACCACCGGGCGCAGGTCGGCAAAGTGGTCGAAGTGCTGGTCGAAGGGCCGAGCCGCCGCGAACAGCGCGCGAGCCGCGACCGCGAAGCCCCCGGGCACGTCACGCAGCTCACCGGCCGCAGCATGGCCGACCACATCGTGGTGTTCGACGGCACCGAACGGCTCGTCGGCCACACGGTCCGCATCGCGGTCACCGACGCCAGTCCGTTCACGCTGTACGGTAATGTGCTCACGGACGAAGTCGTAGGCGTGGACGCGACCGATCGCGAACCCCGTCGAACCCCAAGTACTAGCTCTCTCGGTCGCGACACGGGATCGCGCCCCGAGCGTTTTTCACTCCCTCTGGTTTGA
- a CDS encoding gluzincin family metallopeptidase gives MTLRRHFSAIVVALFAPAFAPAASYDTANFTVEASTAKLAQEFGEWAETYRKEKALEWTGREMPQWPRRCPLQVQITQNSAGGATTFTFGQEGGRPVVTSLRMEIRGEKQQLLHSVLPHEVTHTVLAHYFGRPVPRWADEGGSVLSENDDERYNHDVRCRELLNAGRGIRLRVLFRMTEYPRDMIVLYAQGYSVSHYLVRKGGDGREGRGKLLQFLGMGMQGNNAESWNAAANKVYGFDTIDALEESWLTALKAPPDRVVARGTHSSAGLTSASAARTELRSSAAPTVPLLEPPVRAVRGTAPDRDRESARPTYLPPPDPSAFGSSPVVRPPQPEPPPPSLLLPPELPRPVKP, from the coding sequence ATGACTCTTCGTCGGCACTTCAGCGCGATCGTTGTGGCGCTTTTTGCGCCCGCCTTTGCGCCCGCCGCGAGCTACGACACCGCGAATTTCACCGTCGAAGCGTCGACTGCCAAACTCGCACAAGAGTTCGGCGAATGGGCCGAAACGTACCGTAAAGAGAAAGCACTCGAGTGGACCGGCCGGGAGATGCCCCAGTGGCCCCGGCGGTGCCCGCTCCAGGTCCAGATCACCCAAAACTCCGCGGGCGGGGCGACGACGTTCACGTTCGGTCAGGAGGGTGGGCGACCGGTCGTCACGAGTCTCCGCATGGAGATCCGCGGCGAGAAGCAGCAACTCCTTCACAGTGTGCTCCCGCACGAAGTCACACACACCGTACTCGCTCACTACTTCGGGCGCCCGGTTCCGCGCTGGGCCGACGAGGGCGGGAGCGTTCTGAGCGAGAACGACGACGAGCGCTACAACCACGACGTGCGGTGCCGCGAGCTGCTGAACGCGGGGCGCGGGATCCGGCTCCGCGTTCTGTTCCGCATGACCGAGTACCCGCGCGACATGATCGTGCTGTACGCACAGGGGTACTCAGTGTCGCACTACCTCGTGCGGAAGGGCGGCGACGGGCGCGAGGGGCGCGGGAAACTGCTCCAGTTCCTCGGAATGGGGATGCAGGGCAACAACGCCGAGAGCTGGAACGCCGCCGCGAACAAGGTGTACGGCTTCGACACGATCGACGCCCTGGAAGAGTCCTGGCTGACCGCACTGAAGGCCCCGCCGGATCGCGTGGTCGCCCGCGGCACACACTCGTCTGCGGGGTTGACCAGTGCGAGTGCCGCGCGGACGGAACTGCGGTCGTCGGCCGCTCCCACGGTGCCGCTACTCGAACCGCCGGTGCGTGCCGTTCGCGGAACCGCCCCGGATCGCGATCGCGAGTCGGCACGCCCGACGTACCTCCCGCCACCCGACCCGTCCGCGTTCGGGAGCAGCCCGGTTGTGCGTCCGCCTCAACCCGAACCGCCGCCCCCATCCTTGTTGCTCCCGCCGGAACTCCCGCGCCCGGTGAAGCCGTAA